AGAAGAAATAGTAGTATTGGATAGGTGTTTGTAAGACTATGTCCAAACATTTCGACTATATAAGAAAAGATTCAGTCTAATAGCCCTGCAACTATCATAGATAATAGATGTTTGAGAAAACAAGCCATTAGCTACTCAAAGATAAAGGAAGGCGTACCGGCAGTCAGATATTTTATCCCTGTTGATTGTATATACATATCACTCTTTCATTTAGGTTTGGCAATTCCACCATTAGCAAAGGTTTAATCGGTTTTACTCAACATGTAAAAGTAAAGCAAGTTCATTTTCACTGCATTTACTTTTCTTAAAAAATTAAAGCAAGAACAATTCATGGCATCGCAAAACTCACCAGAATGCTGTGCAGATAATGATTTGGCCAAGTTTTGAAGACCTATTATATCATTGATCTCGTCCTTCTCGATGGAATTAGTGGAGCCCAACTGCCCTGGGTGGCTGCGATGAACGTGCGCTGTAGCATGTGCACATGCCTAAAAAAGTTACAATGCAGGCCAGTGTCAGTCTGCAGGGTACTCTATTTATTTGTGTCTTCAGATGTACAAACACAAACATAGTGTATTAATAGCAATAGAGAGATCAATCAACTTTCATCACTTGCTCTAAACATTGTAATCATTTGAATAATAGAAACTGGTTGGTGCCCAGGGGAACCGGCATCCCCATCAGCGATATGAATATTGAATCATTTGAATCAATAAGGGCTGCAATGGGGAAATATGTATGTACGTACAAGTGAATCGAGTTACCTTGGAAGCAATTGTGTAAAAGCCATTATCAAGAGAATCCTTCGCAAAAGTTAACCACTCCTGACGGGACACTTGCAGATGGTGGTTGTCAGAGTATTTGGCATCTCGCAGAAGCAGGGCCTCATATCTCATGGCGAGGCAGCTCTGGCAGTGCGCATGAAGAGAGCCAGTTAAGGAGTAGTAGCAGAAAATAGCAAGAGCGGCGCACTAATATGAAATTGGACAATTGGTGGTGACCTCGACATCGCCGACGAGGGCGAAGGCACGCGCGAAGAAGTCGGCGCTGGCGAGGCTCCTCCCCTGATCCAGCAGCGGATCCAGCGCGGCGAATGCCTCCTTCGCGCGCTGTTGAAGCAGACGGCGGGCGGCCGAGCGCGTGGCGAGCAGAGCGGGGACGTCGGCGCCAGCGGAGAGCGCGGCCTCCAGCAGCCGGAGGTCGTCGTCCCCAAATCTATGTTGTCGGGAGAGGCGGGAGGCGAAGAGGGAGAGGGCGTCGTGGTGATCCTGCTCCGCCAGCGCCGGCATGttgcgggcggcgcggcgggtggaTTTGAAATGAAATGGTGGCTCGCCGCTCGCCTCGCCGGAGATGGATGGAATCTCCCCCGCCCCCCGTGACGGAGAGGATTTTTCCTTTGGTTTGGTGGGGTGGGCTGGCTGAATTGAATGGGCCCGCCATATCTACTTACTCTCATGGGCCGTCCAGAGAAATCGTGGACTGGGCTAGCTCctggaaagaagaagaagatgcaatACGTGTGGTAGCAGACTCCATGCAGGAATTGGTTCGTTCCAGAAGCAAGAAGAGGAAATACATGGAGGAGAGGCGTGTCAAAGATAACAACGAGTAGCAGCAGTAGATGGGAAGAGTGCTGCACAATGACAGGGCGTGCGTCCACATGCATGCAGGTATGCATGACGTGGATGGATGAGGAGGTTGTGGTGGCAGGCAGGCGTCGGGACAATCTGGTCCAGAGCGCGCGTGAGGCCTCCACACGCCCGCTCACCCATTTCCTTTGGCTCCAAGCTGGTACACAAGTCGCATGCATGTGACGACTCCGATTGCTTGGAATTTTGCGTGTGCTGTCGATCGCACCCGCGTAGCATCTCCTCATCTTTACCTCCTGTCCTCCTCCTGTTCACAAATGAAGAGGCTGGGGTCGTCGTCAGGCGCGTGGTCGCCACACGACTCCTCTAGGAGTAGAGGTGACCCAACGCGATGGCTGTTGCAAGAATTTCGCCAAGAAGAATGCACGGGCTAATACTGTTGGCGCAAAGGACGGGGCACGGGCCACCAGCAGAGGCACGCGCCCATGCAAAAATATCGccccccgcccgcctccgcctccgcctcctcccaaTCCCAGCCGTCCACGTGGCACCAGCCCGTGAGGCCCACGCGCCTATATCTATCCCTTTCTCCTCTCCGTCCTCAATCACCGCACACCCATTCCACCTCCTCCCACAATCCACGcactccttctccttccttccaCCGGCCTCTCCGCAACCAACCCAGATGATGCTTAGGGTTTCcccgtccccggccgccgccgccgccgcggccagccATCCGTCTGCACCTGCCGCAGCCCCCGCTTCGGTcagggtggcggcgccgcgcgtCTCGCCGCCCTTTGGGACGGCTTGCAGGGCCGCCGGGAAGGGCAAGGAGGTGCTCAGTGGGGTCGTCTTCCAGCCCTTCGAGGAGATCAAGGGGGAGCTCTCCCTCGTGCCCCAGACACCCGACAAGTCCCTCGCGCGCCAAAAGTTCGTCGACGAATGCGAGGCCGCCATCAACGAGCAGATCAAGTAAGCGTCACTGCTCCTGCTCTGCTCACTCGCACTTTCGGATTCTGTTGTATGGTTTGATTCTGGAATCGTTCCTTGGATTTCGGACGAATACTCTAAGATTCGGTGTCTGTAAATTGATGTTGCTTCTCCTCACCTAATCCGTTTATCCAGTAATTTCTGCTTCTAACCTGGTGTGTGCTGTCTGCGAAATTATTGTGCAAGCATTTCAAATTGTTGCCTTGTTTCAATCGAATCGGGTGCAATTGGTTGATAAGGCTTAACATTAGCCTAATTTTAGTGTTATTAAGATGTAAACCACTCCAGCCGTATATGCAatttgatttggattcaaaCAAATATGACATCCATTTGACTCTGAATCATGCAGTGTGGAGTACAATGCCTCCTATGCCTACCACTCCCTCTTCGCCTACTTCGACCGTGACAACGTCGCTCTCAAGGGATTTGCCAAGTAAGCCACCATTTTTTTCACAACGCGTCTTGGCATAATTACCTTTGTACATATAATAATCTCCTTTTCTGGGTTCATCTCTACAGGTTCTTCAAGGAATCAAGTGATGAGGAGAGGGAGCACGCTGAAAAGCTCATGAAGTACCAAGTAATTACCTCATTGCCCGTAGTTGCTATGATCTTTTCAAACATACTTGGTTACTCATGCTGTGTGTTTCCTTGTGCTTTAGAACACACGTGGAGGGAGGGTGAGGCTCCAGTCCATTGTCACACCCTTAACAGAGTTCGACCACCCTGAGAAAGGCGATGCTTTGTACGGTGAGATGCTTGCTGCTTATTTGGTGATGCTAGGTTCTGATTAGGGTGGGATCTGAATATTAAGGGCCTTATATGTGGCTGCTGGCTGCACGCTCAGTAGAGCAGGGGAAGTGGCAAAAGTCCACCTTGTTGTGGACAAGAAATTTATTCTGCAACTGAATATAGTCATATGAGCTGGCTTTCAGTATATGGATGGATAATAAAGGATTAAAACACTGGTGATAGCATGACATATAGAATAGATGGCTGGCTGTTCCTGAAATATTTACTTGGGGTTCAGCTACGTGGTCGGTCTCTACCAACTCAGTAGTAACCTGGATTGGCCTTTTGTCCATGTATGGTGTATTTGGAGGCTTATCTGATAGCTATGTTTTGATTTGTGTGCGTTTGGTCTGATTTCAGCTATGGAGCTGGCTCTGGCTCTGGAAAAGCTGGTTAATGAGAAGCTGCACAACCTGCACGCTGTAAGTTGCTTTCACATGCTTATTCACAGAGAAATATTGTTTGGTTAGGCTTAAGAAATACTACTACTTGGAAAATTTGTTGAAGTGAATAAAAAATGACTAACTTATTTAGAGTCGACACAAGTGTAACACCTATGCCATATACATTTTGTAATGAACCCGTGCCCATAATTAACAGGTGGCCACAAGGTGCAATGATCCTCAGCTGACAGACTTCATCGAGAGTGAATTCCTTGCGGATCAGGTAAAAGCAACCAAACCTTTTTCTGTCCGCAACAAATTATGCAGAGCACTATTTTtgcacatgttttcttgtacTTAACACTTTAAGTGATTCTGACTGTACAAAAATTGCACTTCCATGAAAGGTCGAAGACATCAAGAAGATCTCCGAGTACGTTGCCCAGCTGAGGAGAGTGGGCAAGGGGCACGGTTAGTCTGTTGTTCAACATCGCTCTTTCATCTGCTATACCCCTTTGCATATATCCCCTGTTTGATATTGTTGAGATGTATATGATTTGGGTGCAGGGGTGTGGCACTTTGACCAGAAGCTGCTTGAGGAAGAGGCCTGAAGGAAGGAAACACCGTGGAGTAGGGCTGGAAGGTGCTCAAGGAAAGAGGAGTGAGATGACAAAGTTATGCAGTGGGGGTAACCAAGCGCTGGGTGAGGGTCTTTTTCATTGGGTGTAGGGTTGTAGTAGCAGTAGGACTTTTGTTGCGTAGATGGTTCCATGGCCTCCTGCAGGGAACATGATGCCTGAAAAGCAGTAGAACTTGTGATGTTATTGCTGTGGTTTGGGGTGCTCTGTTGCCATTGCCACCCCTTGGGATTATTGGAAATAAAACATGGCGATATGTGTTGCAATCTTGATGAATAAATGGTACCCCTTCTCTGATATGCTGAAGTGAAGACTAGGTTGTACCCCTTCTCTTATTGCGAGCGCTGTGGAGACGATCGTTGTTGCTGAGTACCAGATGTGCCGCGCAGATGATTTTTCCTTTGGAAATCTGAATCTGTCAGTCAAGGGCTGGTGCCTATATTATTacttagggcatgtttggcaacaaggtgttaaagtttaacatctatcacatcggatatttggatgctaattagaagtattaaatatagactaattatattactaattgcacagatggagtgtaattcgcgagacgaatctattaagcctaattagttcatgatttgataatatgttgctacagtaaccatttgctaatgatggattaattaggtttaatagattcgtctcgcgaattagcacagagttctgcaattagttttataattagctcatgtttagttctcttaattagtatccgaacatccgatgtgacactgttaaagtttaacgcCTCGTATTCAAACACCCTCTAGTAGTAGCAAAtggatggattaattaggtttaatagattcgtctcgcgaattagcacagagttctgcaattagttttataattagctcatgtttagttctcttaattagtatccgaacatccgatgtgacactgttaaagtttaacgcCTCGTATTCAAACACCCTCTAGTAGTAAATCCAGGCAACATGCTCTTTGGAAAACTATATATGAGCTCTAACGATGTTGGTTGTTTGCAAATTGACGAAACAATCGTGTGGCGGACGAATTTCTTGAATCGTTTGTGCAAACGCTACAAGGAATTTTCCTTGCGTTCCGTCGAACGGCAACTGAAAGGGCCCGCCAAGAATGATTGGGCCCACGTGTCATGGCAgaataaaggggtgtttggttctctaGAAGCTCCTGAAATTGCtgtcgaatatttagatactaattagaagtattaaacatagattaattataaataaattgcacaggtggagactaatttgcgagacgaacctgttaaacctaattaatccatgatttaatagattcgtcttataaATTagctgtaattagttttatatttagctcatattcaATTTTTCTAATTAATCTTCGAATATTAAtgtgaaataaattttaatCCGAACTAAAGATTCACGTCCTAAACCCACTtatcggcggcgggcggagagAACCAgattctccctcctctcctcgcctGCAAGGAAAGCACAACACCGCCAAGTGGGCCCATGACCCACCTGTCAATGCCACGAGAAGCTACTAGTAAAGTACGTCTCTGGCTGCCGGGTCGCCTCTTCTTCCCCACCCAAAGAACAACTCCAGCCGCGACAATTTCGCCCTCAAAACCCTAGGCCAGAGCTCAAGCCTGAAGGCTCAAGCAGAGCAGAGGCCACCGAATCCAAGGTGAGATTGACACATCTTCCTCCCGAACCCACCACCCTAGAATCTAGATCGTGCTTCCGGCCTCACCGCGACCCGATCGATCCCTGCAGGTTCCGCCCGCTCTCCCGCCCTCCGCGCGACCTGGATCTGACGCGCCTCCCCGTGCCGCCCTCCGCCTCCTAcctcctcgcggcggcggccgtacTCGGGCTCCTCGGCGGCCTCCTACTCTATATGCTTCCCCGGAAGCGGGGGGtcgacgccggcgaggtccAGGACTTGCACAACAAGGCCCCCCGACCCGCCTCCCCCTCACCCGACCAGGACAAGGAGGAGCTCCTGGGAGAGATGGCCGCCAGGGCGCCCGAGATCGATGAGGACCTCCACAGCCGCCAGCTCGCCGTCTACGGACGCGAGACCATGAAGCGCCTCTTCGGCTCCAACGTCCTCGTCTCTGGGCTACAGGGACTCGGCGCTGAGATTGGTATGTCTGGCCTCCAGGGACGATACCTTTGATTGACCTTGTTTGCTTCTGCTCTCCATAATAAATTAAATAGATCCAGTAATAAACTGTGAGATAGTCCTTGCTCGATCTGATCTTGCAAATCAAAATATTCCTTGTGTTACCATCCAAAAGTTGATCCTTTCCTTCCCCAGGTTAGTTACTACCACCTGTGGGTGTGCTGTGGGATTTAATTTAGTTCATCTTCATCAGGACATGCCTTGATTGCTCATCTCACTGATTTAGTTCCATGATTGTTTAAAcacttcaacatcacctgaactTGTAGAACAGTAAGCTCTAAAAATAGGAGGAATCGTCTTCTAAGATTCTATACTACGACGTCCTTGTTGTGTTTTTGTGATGCAATGCTTTTAGTCACTGGCACAATTTGGGAGCTTCAGGTTTTAAAAGCAAAATATGTTTGCCCTAGGCTGCCAGTTCTTATATTGTGTCTAGCGTTCAGTATATCTTGTTTAACTTGTGAATTTGATACTGGTTGTAAGAATTCAGTTTGTTTGGTTTTACAAGGCCTTTGCTTAATCTCCTGTTCTCTCCATCTAATGCACACTTAATTCCTGCAGCAAAGAACCTTGTCCTTGCGGGTGTCAAGTCCGTAACCTTGCATGATGATGGCAAAGTGGACCTATGGGACCTATCAAGCAACTTCTTCCTCTCTGAGAAGGACGTTGGTCAAAACCGTGCTCAAGCTTGTGTTCCAAAGCTTCAGGAGCTTAACAATGCTGTTATCATCTCTACCATAACTGGTGATTTGACCAAGGAGCAGCTTTCTAACTTTCAGGTACATGAGCATGAAATGATCTGTGGTGTGCATAGATGTGTACTGTAAAAAAAATGTGTTAGGTTTTGTAAGTTGACCAACAATCAGGCTAAATATTTTAATTCTGTGATACAAAGGTGGTACAAATTCCTATGGTTATAATTTTGTAACTAGTCACAATATATTGAATATGAATTTATGTTCAGAATACAACTTAGAACACGTTCCACGTCAAATACGCATTGTAACAATGGACTCAAAAGGTCTTATTATATTGTGCCAACTACTCAATAGAAAAGTCAAGTAGAAAACTACAATGCGGTTTATCAGCATATATTCTTGCAGAGAGTTTTATTTGTTTGTCTAGGTTTATTGAAATTTCAAAGCCATGTACCTGTTTCAAGTGATGGTCATTATTTTTGCATATTAACTTAAGAGTATGTTTTGGAGAGCTCCAGTCGATCTGGGAGCATCTCTAGTTCCATGAGTTATAGTAGCTGGAGCTGGGTGATAGATTGAAGGTATATACATGGTGGGTCATCTACATCCTGTTTTAGATTAGACTAAAAATAGATGCTTGAACCTCTTTATTTCAGACTATAAACTCCATAGTATGAGAGTTGTAGCTCCCCAAAACAGAGGCTTCTACTTGAGAATATAGTTGATTTATTTTGTGGTGCTTTATGGGATATATGCTTCTTAATTTAGACTGGGTAGATATTTTCCTGCTCCTTATTCTCAAAGATTCAAACTGATTACTTCCTGATCAACCTACAGGCCGTGGTGTTTACTGATATCAGCATAGAAAAAGCTGTTGAATTTGATGATTACTGTCATAGCCATCAACCACCAATTGCTTTCATTAAGTCGGAAGTTCGTGGTCTTTTCGGCAGTGTTTTCTGTGATTTTGGTCCTGAGTTTACTGTTTTGGATGTTGATGGTGAGGAGCCACATACAGGAATCGTGGCATCAATCAGCAATGACAACCCAGCacttgtttcttgtgtggaCGATGAGCGTCTGGAGTTCCAGGATGGTGATCTAGTTGTTTTCTCTGAAGTGCACGGAATGACTGAGCTCAACGATGGAAAACCAAGAAAGATTAAGAGTGCTAGGCCTTATTCTTTTACTCTAGAAGAAGACACCACCTCATATGGCACTTACATTAGAGGTGGTATTGTCACACAAGTGAAGCCACCCAAAGTTCTTAAATTCAAAACCTTGAAGGAGGCAATCAAAGAGCCAGGAGAATTTCTCATGAGTGATTTCTCCAAGTTTGACCGCCCACCTCTTTTGCATTTGGCCTTCCAAGCTCTTGACAAGTTTAGGGCTGAGTTGCTGCGATTCCCTATTGCTGGTTCGGCTGACGATGCAAAAAAGCTGATAGATTTTGCTATGAGTATTAATGAAAGCCTCGGTGATAGTAAGCTTGAAGAAATTGACAAAAAGCTTCTGCAGCATTTCGCTAGTGGTTCCAGGGCTGTTTTGAATCCTATGGCTGCAATGTTTGGTGGTATTGTAGGTCAGGAGGTTGTTAAAGCATGCTCAGGAAAATTCCACCCGCTTTACCAGGTTAGAATCTGCTGCTACTTTGTTTAATATAATATTCTATTCCCTGCTGTCATGAATGCTCAACATTTAATACAAGATCCAGCCAAACATTTGAAACTTCGACTGTCTACAACTTTAAAATATTTAGTTTGGAACATGAACATGAAGATCATGAGATTTGCCTAATACTTTGTAATATCAGAAGTTATTAGATTATTCTAATAGAAAATAGTTGCAAAGTTGCTCCTTGAAGACTGTTATAAGTAAAAAATGTCAGTATTTTGATCAAAGAGAATATAtgtttgctgaaattttttAATATCAATGTGCTGTATTGATTTTTTGCAGTTCTTCTACTTTGATTCTGTTGAATCTCTGCCAGTTGAACCATTGGAGCCCAGTGATTTGAAGCCTGAAAATAGTAGATATGATGCACAAATTAGTGTATTTGGGGCTAAGCTTCAAAAGAAACTGGAGCAGTCAAAAATCTTCATGGTTGGTTCTGGGGCTCTTGGATGTGAATTCTTGAAGAACCTTGCATTAATGGGCATTTCTTGCAGTGAGAATGGGAAACTGACAGTGACAGATGACGATGTTATAGAAAAGAGCAATCTCAGTCGCCAGTTTCTCTTCCGTGACTGGAACATTGGGCAGCCCAAGTCCACggttgctgctactgctgctatGGCAATTAATCCTAAGCTTCATGTTGAGGCCCTTCAGAACAGGGCAAGTCCTGAGACTGAAAATGTGTTTAATGATGCCTTTTGGGAGAGCTTGGATGCTGTTGTCAATGCCTTGGACAATGTTACTGCACGAATGTACATTGACTCCAGATGTGTATATTTCCAGAAACCACTTCTTGAATCGGGGACTCTGGGTGCTAAGTGCAATACACAGATGGTCATTCCCCACCTAACAGAAAACTACGGGGCATCCAGAGATCCACCAGAAAAGCAGGCACCTATGTGCACTGTGCATTCATTTCCTCATAATATTGATCACTGCCTAACGTGGGCAAGGTCTGAGTTTGAGGGTCTACTTGAGAAGACTCCCACTGAAGTAAATGCGTTCCTGTCGAATCCTAGTGGATATGCTACTGCTGCAAGAACTGCTGGTGATGCACAGGCTAGGGATCAACTTGAGCGAGTTATTGAATGCCTTGACAGAGACAAGTGCGAGACATTCCAAGATTGTATTACCTGGGCTCGTCTTAAGTAAGTTCTGTCTATCTCTTCTGCACAGCTGTAACTTAGCTGCATTTAACTGCTTacatttatttcacatgttgccatGTGCGTGCAAGTTCTGAAATGTTGAAATATTGCTGAAAAAGTGTGTTCATATTGATCATGCTGTCTATTTCACAGTGCTTCTGTTGAATTACAAATCTAATGTttgttgcttcttttttttttctgttgatGGCTTATAAAGGTTTGAGGATTATTTTGCCAACCGTGTGAAGCAGCTGACGTTCACCTTCCCTGAAGACGCGATGACAAGCTCTGGTGCTCCTTTCTGGTCTGCTCCTAAGCGGTTCCCACGACCTCTGGAGTTCTCATCTGCTGACCCAAGTCACCTCAACTTTTTGTTGGCTGCCTCAATACTAAGGGCGGAGACATTTGGAATACCCATACCTGATTGGGCCAAAAACCCAAAGAAACTGGCTGAAGCTGTTGACAAGGTCATTGTACCTGATTTCCAACCAAGACAGGGGGTTAAGATAGAGACAGATGAGAAGGCTACTAGCCTATCCTCTGCTTCTGTTGATGATGCTGCCGTCATTGAAGAGCTTATTGCAAAGTTGGAATCAATTAACAAAACATTGCCGTCAGGATTCCACATGAAC
This genomic window from Setaria viridis chromosome 8, Setaria_viridis_v4.0, whole genome shotgun sequence contains:
- the LOC117833202 gene encoding ferritin-1, chloroplastic, which produces MAVARISPRRMHGLILLAQRTGHGPPAEARAHAKISPPARLRLRLLPIPAVHVAPAREAHAPISIPFSSPSSITAHPFHLLPQSTHSFSFLPPASPQPTQMMLRVSPSPAAAAAAASHPSAPAAAPASVRVAAPRVSPPFGTACRAAGKGKEVLSGVVFQPFEEIKGELSLVPQTPDKSLARQKFVDECEAAINEQINVEYNASYAYHSLFAYFDRDNVALKGFAKFFKESSDEEREHAEKLMKYQNTRGGRVRLQSIVTPLTEFDHPEKGDALYAMELALALEKLVNEKLHNLHAVATRCNDPQLTDFIESEFLADQVEDIKKISEYVAQLRRVGKGHGVWHFDQKLLEEEA
- the LOC117833197 gene encoding protein DOUBLE-STRAND BREAK FORMATION isoform X1, which codes for MPALAEQDHHDALSLFASRLSRQHRFGDDDLRLLEAALSAGADVPALLATRSAARRLLQQRAKEAFAALDPLLDQGRSLASADFFARAFALVGDVESCLAMRYEALLLRDAKYSDNHHLQVSRQEWLTFAKDSLDNGFYTIASKACAHATAHVHRSHPGQLGSTNSIEKDEINDIIGLQNLAKSLSAQHSVQTQSAEYMKRRASGVHEKYNLQPGKPKLPGSSMFRLGIKTRNIKKLLHSRERNLGEI
- the LOC117867032 gene encoding ubiquitin-activating enzyme E1 2, with translation MLPRKRGVDAGEVQDLHNKAPRPASPSPDQDKEELLGEMAARAPEIDEDLHSRQLAVYGRETMKRLFGSNVLVSGLQGLGAEIAKNLVLAGVKSVTLHDDGKVDLWDLSSNFFLSEKDVGQNRAQACVPKLQELNNAVIISTITGDLTKEQLSNFQAVVFTDISIEKAVEFDDYCHSHQPPIAFIKSEVRGLFGSVFCDFGPEFTVLDVDGEEPHTGIVASISNDNPALVSCVDDERLEFQDGDLVVFSEVHGMTELNDGKPRKIKSARPYSFTLEEDTTSYGTYIRGGIVTQVKPPKVLKFKTLKEAIKEPGEFLMSDFSKFDRPPLLHLAFQALDKFRAELLRFPIAGSADDAKKLIDFAMSINESLGDSKLEEIDKKLLQHFASGSRAVLNPMAAMFGGIVGQEVVKACSGKFHPLYQFFYFDSVESLPVEPLEPSDLKPENSRYDAQISVFGAKLQKKLEQSKIFMVGSGALGCEFLKNLALMGISCSENGKLTVTDDDVIEKSNLSRQFLFRDWNIGQPKSTVAATAAMAINPKLHVEALQNRASPETENVFNDAFWESLDAVVNALDNVTARMYIDSRCVYFQKPLLESGTLGAKCNTQMVIPHLTENYGASRDPPEKQAPMCTVHSFPHNIDHCLTWARSEFEGLLEKTPTEVNAFLSNPSGYATAARTAGDAQARDQLERVIECLDRDKCETFQDCITWARLKFEDYFANRVKQLTFTFPEDAMTSSGAPFWSAPKRFPRPLEFSSADPSHLNFLLAASILRAETFGIPIPDWAKNPKKLAEAVDKVIVPDFQPRQGVKIETDEKATSLSSASVDDAAVIEELIAKLESINKTLPSGFHMNPIQFEKDDDTNFHMDLIAGFANMRARNYSIPEVDKLKAKFIAGRIIPAIATSTAMATGLVCLELYKVLAGGHKVEDYRNTFANLAIPLFSMAEPVPPKTIKHQDMSWTVWDRWTITGNITLRELLEWLKEKGLNAYSISCGTSLLYNSMFPRHKERLDKKVVDVAREVAKVEVPSYRRHLDVVVACEDDDDNDVDIPLVSVYFR